From the Desulfobulbaceae bacterium genome, one window contains:
- a CDS encoding alpha/beta hydrolase yields MPSKNQWQAQKSTHARNTLLMVIVMLLSGCNLQHSLLYFPSSTLPAEESLTAAHLKPWPSPSLSEYRALVSTRETASQKGTIIIFHGNGGTAIDRTFYMETLAPLGYRVILAEYPRYGGRKGELGEKAFVTDAMETTQLAFEQFGEPIFLLGESLGCGVAAATANHSPIPIEGIILITPWDTLRAITQAKFPFLPVRIFLTDSYDTIANLKSFPGRVAVVAAGQDTIIPIQHADHLYRSITTSAKKMWQIQAAGHNDLLFHTNQAWWRVIMDFVTGADH; encoded by the coding sequence ATGCCCTCAAAAAATCAATGGCAGGCCCAAAAATCAACCCACGCTCGAAACACCCTCCTGATGGTGATAGTGATGCTCCTCTCCGGCTGCAACCTCCAACACTCGCTCCTCTATTTCCCTAGCTCTACCTTGCCTGCTGAGGAATCACTTACGGCAGCGCACCTTAAACCCTGGCCCTCCCCTTCCCTATCAGAGTACCGAGCCCTTGTCTCTACCAGAGAAACCGCATCCCAAAAAGGCACCATCATAATTTTCCATGGCAATGGCGGCACTGCGATCGACAGGACATTCTACATGGAGACACTGGCCCCTCTAGGGTATCGAGTCATCCTTGCCGAATACCCCAGGTACGGAGGACGCAAGGGCGAATTGGGGGAAAAAGCCTTTGTCACTGACGCTATGGAGACGACACAGCTGGCGTTTGAACAATTCGGTGAGCCGATCTTCCTCCTTGGGGAATCTCTGGGCTGCGGGGTGGCCGCTGCAACGGCCAACCACTCACCCATCCCTATCGAAGGAATTATCCTCATCACTCCGTGGGATACCCTCAGAGCGATCACCCAAGCAAAATTCCCCTTTCTACCGGTCAGGATTTTTCTTACCGACAGCTATGACACCATTGCCAACCTCAAGTCATTTCCCGGAAGAGTCGCGGTGGTTGCTGCTGGACAAGATACGATCATTCCGATTCAACATGCCGACCACTTATATCGCTCGATTACCACCTCCGCCAAAAAGATGTGGCAGATCCAAGCGGCCGGGCATAACGACCTGCTCTTTCATACCAATCAAGCGTGGTGGCGGGTGATTATGGATTTCGTAACCGGCGCCGATCATTAG
- a CDS encoding DUF2784 domain-containing protein, which yields MTYLILADSVLVLHLLFIGFVIFGGFLVLRTPRIALLHIPAACWGAYIELSGKICPLTPLEVEFRRAAGDSGYSESFVEHYLIPIIYPPGLTRGIQFWLAGLVIVINALIYGISLYRKRSRRVASKNHRPLNKHRSSDAPNH from the coding sequence ATGACATACCTCATCTTGGCAGACTCCGTCCTCGTCCTCCATCTTCTGTTTATCGGATTCGTCATTTTTGGAGGCTTCCTTGTCCTCCGTACCCCCCGGATTGCGCTCCTCCACATTCCTGCCGCCTGCTGGGGGGCCTATATTGAGTTGTCCGGCAAAATCTGCCCGCTTACACCACTGGAAGTAGAATTTCGCCGTGCTGCAGGGGATAGCGGGTATTCGGAAAGTTTTGTTGAACACTACCTCATCCCCATCATCTACCCCCCAGGCCTCACGCGCGGCATCCAATTCTGGCTGGCCGGTTTGGTTATTGTGATCAACGCCCTGATCTACGGAATCTCTCTCTATCGGAAGAGAAGTCGCCGCGTAGCTTCAAAAAACCACCGCCCCCTAAACAAGCACAGGAGCAGTGACGCACCCAACCACTGA
- the amrS gene encoding AmmeMemoRadiSam system radical SAM enzyme, whose protein sequence is MLSKREFLHLCCAALGSCILGLDPLSVITGNNEAAASSLLGPEGPGKWSKEAWFCKDIEGGIKCLKCPHSCVLAANDIGICRNRINYQGIVYSIAYGNPCAVHIDPIEKKPLYHFLPATRAFSIAVAGCNLRCLNCQNWEISQKTPLETRNVDLMPDQVVAECLKAGCESIAYTYSEPTTFYEYAFDTATIARTHKIKNVWKSSGYINEKPLRKLCAVIDAANIDLKSFDTGVYEKLNGATLDPVLRTLKIFKEEGVWLEITNLVIPTWTDNLEMIKRMCDWLSVNGLQDCPLHFSRFSPLYKLNQLPSTPVSTLNKARDIAKKAGVRYVYVGNVPGHPAENSYCHNCGKLIIERRGYVITTKHIKNGSCTFCQEDIPGVWN, encoded by the coding sequence ATGCTGAGCAAGCGAGAGTTTTTGCACCTCTGCTGCGCAGCGCTTGGCAGTTGTATCCTCGGCCTGGATCCGCTCTCGGTGATTACAGGGAATAATGAGGCGGCAGCCTCCTCGCTGCTTGGGCCAGAAGGCCCAGGAAAATGGAGCAAAGAGGCCTGGTTCTGCAAAGATATCGAAGGCGGAATCAAATGCCTGAAATGCCCCCACAGCTGTGTGCTCGCAGCAAACGACATCGGCATCTGCCGAAACAGAATCAACTATCAAGGCATCGTGTATTCCATCGCTTACGGCAACCCGTGCGCCGTACACATCGATCCCATCGAGAAAAAGCCGCTGTATCACTTTCTTCCAGCCACCCGCGCTTTCTCGATTGCAGTCGCCGGATGTAATCTGCGCTGTTTAAACTGCCAGAACTGGGAGATCTCCCAAAAGACGCCGCTGGAGACCAGGAATGTAGACTTGATGCCTGATCAAGTGGTCGCAGAGTGCCTGAAAGCTGGTTGCGAATCTATCGCCTACACCTATTCCGAACCGACCACCTTTTACGAGTATGCCTTTGACACCGCAACGATCGCGCGGACTCATAAGATCAAAAACGTCTGGAAATCGAGCGGCTACATCAACGAAAAACCATTGCGAAAACTGTGCGCGGTAATTGACGCCGCCAATATTGATCTTAAAAGTTTCGATACCGGGGTATATGAAAAATTGAACGGAGCCACGCTGGACCCAGTCTTGCGCACCCTCAAGATTTTCAAGGAAGAGGGCGTCTGGCTCGAGATCACCAACCTCGTCATCCCCACCTGGACCGACAACCTGGAGATGATCAAACGGATGTGCGACTGGCTCTCTGTCAACGGCTTGCAGGATTGCCCCCTTCACTTCAGCCGCTTTTCTCCGCTCTATAAACTCAATCAGCTGCCGTCAACCCCAGTGTCCACCCTGAACAAGGCCAGGGACATTGCCAAGAAGGCGGGAGTGCGATACGTGTACGTGGGCAATGTGCCTGGCCACCCGGCCGAAAACAGCTATTGCCATAACTGCGGAAAACTCATCATCGAAAGGCGGGGATACGTAATCACTACCAAACACATCAAGAATGGCAGCTGTACTTTTTGCCAGGAAGATATTCCCGGAGTCTGGAACTGA
- the amrB gene encoding AmmeMemoRadiSam system protein B — translation MLTYKSLAFLLPLLVLAVISHAQKRPEDRQPAVAGMFYPGRADELKQMLTTLFTKAIARKNLGHISAIIVPHAGYEYSGLVAASGFNQLDPDASYNTIFILGPSHRIGFEGAAVYCTGNFTTPLGTVVVNRELGEELVEKSKLFTTRTDAHAVEHSVEVQVPFLQQHLKKPFRIVPIVLGHNSPETCRAIGEALLPYMNDHNLFVISTDFSHYPDYNDAVAVDKSVANAIVSNSPDTLITTMRGHEESNIRNLATTLCGASGVLTLMYMTSASSDFAYHPIQYKNSGDTPDGDKRRVVGYHALTVTKQEKSEMEQTSFVLTPKDKETLLKIARNTVARYVTRQPIPEINPDSLSDILTMPCGAFVTLKNNGQLRGCIGQFDALGPLYSVVQDMAIAAASRDNRFTPVAEDEVKDLTIEISVLTPMKKINSVHELELGKHGIYIRQGLRSGTFLPQVATETGWTKHEFLGHCSRDKAGIGWDGWKDAELYVYEALVFGERHQGP, via the coding sequence ATGCTCACATACAAATCACTCGCCTTCCTCCTCCCCCTGCTCGTTCTTGCCGTGATCAGCCATGCTCAAAAACGCCCAGAAGACCGTCAACCTGCTGTCGCGGGCATGTTTTATCCGGGCCGGGCGGACGAACTAAAACAAATGCTCACCACTCTGTTTACCAAGGCCATTGCTCGAAAGAATCTAGGCCATATCAGCGCAATCATTGTCCCCCATGCCGGATACGAATACTCCGGTCTCGTTGCCGCCTCAGGGTTCAACCAACTTGATCCGGACGCAAGCTATAACACCATCTTCATCCTTGGCCCCAGCCACCGGATCGGCTTTGAAGGGGCTGCCGTTTACTGCACCGGAAATTTCACCACCCCGCTAGGCACAGTTGTGGTTAATCGCGAACTTGGCGAAGAGTTGGTCGAAAAGTCCAAATTATTCACCACCCGGACAGATGCCCATGCAGTTGAGCATAGTGTCGAGGTGCAGGTTCCTTTCCTCCAGCAGCACTTAAAAAAACCTTTCAGGATCGTCCCCATTGTCCTGGGCCACAATAGCCCAGAGACCTGTCGCGCAATCGGCGAGGCGCTCCTCCCTTACATGAACGACCACAACCTCTTCGTCATCAGCACCGACTTTTCTCACTATCCGGACTATAACGATGCAGTTGCCGTAGACAAATCGGTTGCCAATGCTATCGTCTCTAACTCTCCAGACACCTTGATCACGACCATGCGCGGCCACGAGGAGTCCAACATCCGCAATCTGGCAACGACCCTGTGCGGGGCCTCCGGGGTCCTGACCCTGATGTACATGACCTCAGCCTCTTCCGACTTCGCCTATCATCCGATCCAGTACAAAAACTCCGGCGACACCCCGGACGGAGACAAGAGACGGGTCGTTGGCTACCATGCCCTCACGGTTACCAAGCAAGAAAAATCCGAAATGGAACAGACATCCTTTGTGCTCACCCCTAAGGACAAAGAGACACTGCTTAAAATTGCCAGAAATACAGTCGCGCGCTATGTGACGAGGCAACCCATACCAGAAATTAATCCCGATTCCCTCTCCGATATACTCACCATGCCGTGCGGCGCTTTTGTCACTCTCAAGAATAATGGCCAGTTACGTGGCTGCATCGGCCAGTTCGATGCCTTGGGGCCACTGTATTCGGTGGTGCAGGACATGGCAATTGCCGCAGCTTCTCGGGACAATCGGTTCACCCCTGTCGCGGAAGACGAAGTGAAGGATCTTACTATTGAAATATCCGTGCTCACCCCCATGAAAAAGATCAACTCTGTTCATGAGCTTGAATTAGGCAAGCATGGGATCTATATCCGCCAAGGACTGCGCTCGGGCACCTTTCTTCCCCAAGTAGCCACGGAGACCGGCTGGACCAAACATGAGTTTCTAGGTCACTGCTCCAGAGACAAGGCCGGGATAGGCTGGGACGGATGGAAGGATGCCGAACTCTATGTATACGAGGCCTTAGTCTTCGGCGAAAGGCACCAAGGTCCGTAG
- a CDS encoding PAS domain S-box protein, protein MTTKKNSIAKRNVAKSKHTLDEKLDSGSSQDQSTEKRSTKTKKGDLPATSVDFPIVGIGASAGGLSAYEAFFSGMPADIDPDMAFVLVPHLAPDHKSYLRDLIQRLTRMQVFEAEDGVTVKPNCVYIIPPNRDMAFMKGKLQLLKPVSPHGQRLPIDFFFRSLAQDRREKAICVVLSGTGRDGMMGAREVKGEGGMVMAQQPESAEYDGMPCSAIATGLVDYILPPAEMPEQLILYASHFFHNRTRSFVPLSSRGGDVFNKIFVLLRDQTGHDFSEYKENTIFRRVERRMVVHQIERIDEYIQYLQCNPVETQALFCDLLIGVTSFFRDPDSFAVLASHIRSQFFTHNPTAVTIRVWVPACSTGEEAYSIAILLHEQMDALHQHFKVQIFATDIDSHAIEMARLGTYPVSIARDISAERLAKFFTLQADGNTYRINKGIRDMLVFSEQDVIRDPPFSKLDLVSCRNLLIYMSSALQKKLIALFHYALNSGGLLFLGTSESVGDLRGLFISLDRKAKLYQSKDSALGEQRHALRKFIKPMMGDEVAPQDIGPAYSGRRLTRRELVERVLLQHYTPASILVNKAGEILYVHGRTGRYLEMAAGDIGVNVLKMAREGLRRDLITALHTAITQQETVRRSGLRVKTNGDFSVVNLTVTPVVLGFEESSTSALLSQGNLSVSGEPGVSEFRARREVPTDPFLYLIIVEEVGEVDEALASKVSLGDLAEAAEMSPDAQALISSLRQELRAKEEYLQSATEELEASGEEMQSVNEELQSSNEELETSKEELQSINEELTTVNTELHNKVVDLLRSNNDLNNLLAGTGVGTIFVDQKMLIQRFTPAACLLVNLIPSDVGRPVGHTVTNLVNYTNLEEDVKAVLDSLVPRDIEVKSKSGAWFLMSIRPYRTLENVAEGAVINFVEITKMVDAQESLRRLAVVVNDSHDAITMQDLAGRILAWNSAAQRMYGWTEAEALAMNIRELIPESLRDEAMEKVQQLICAEKILPYTTQRLTKDGQNRTVSITATALLDKDGKVYAIATTERSQGLEIQRRG, encoded by the coding sequence ATGACCACAAAGAAAAACTCCATAGCTAAACGTAACGTCGCAAAATCTAAGCATACGCTTGACGAGAAGCTTGATAGTGGCTCCAGTCAAGATCAGTCAACTGAGAAACGGAGCACGAAAACAAAGAAAGGAGACCTTCCCGCCACTTCGGTGGATTTTCCGATTGTTGGCATCGGGGCCTCTGCCGGAGGCCTCTCGGCCTATGAGGCCTTTTTTTCCGGGATGCCTGCCGATATCGATCCGGACATGGCCTTTGTTCTGGTGCCGCATCTGGCTCCTGACCACAAGAGTTACCTTCGTGATCTGATCCAACGCTTAACCCGAATGCAGGTTTTCGAGGCCGAGGATGGGGTGACTGTCAAACCTAACTGTGTGTATATTATTCCTCCTAACCGTGACATGGCCTTTATGAAAGGCAAGTTGCAGTTGTTGAAACCGGTATCTCCGCATGGACAGCGATTGCCGATTGATTTTTTCTTTCGTTCTTTGGCTCAGGATCGGCGTGAAAAAGCGATCTGTGTCGTTCTCTCTGGCACAGGACGTGATGGCATGATGGGGGCACGGGAGGTTAAGGGCGAGGGTGGTATGGTCATGGCCCAGCAACCTGAATCTGCTGAATACGATGGTATGCCGTGTAGTGCCATTGCCACCGGCTTGGTGGACTATATTCTGCCCCCTGCTGAAATGCCGGAGCAATTGATTCTCTATGCCTCCCATTTTTTTCATAATAGGACCAGATCATTTGTTCCTTTATCTTCCAGGGGGGGAGATGTCTTCAATAAAATTTTTGTGTTGCTTCGAGACCAGACCGGGCATGATTTTTCCGAATATAAAGAGAATACTATTTTTCGACGAGTGGAACGGCGGATGGTTGTTCACCAGATCGAACGGATTGACGAATATATTCAGTATTTGCAGTGTAACCCGGTTGAGACTCAGGCCCTTTTTTGTGATCTCCTGATTGGGGTTACCAGTTTTTTTCGGGATCCTGACTCGTTTGCCGTGCTGGCTTCCCACATCAGATCACAATTTTTTACCCATAACCCAACCGCTGTCACAATTAGGGTATGGGTTCCGGCCTGTTCCACTGGTGAAGAGGCCTATTCCATCGCCATCCTGCTTCATGAGCAAATGGATGCGCTGCATCAACATTTTAAGGTTCAGATCTTTGCTACCGATATCGATAGTCATGCCATTGAAATGGCCCGCTTGGGAACGTATCCGGTGAGTATTGCCAGAGATATTTCTGCTGAGCGGTTGGCAAAATTTTTTACTTTGCAAGCCGACGGCAATACCTATCGCATTAATAAGGGTATCCGCGATATGCTGGTTTTTTCCGAGCAGGATGTGATCAGAGACCCACCTTTTTCCAAACTTGATCTGGTCAGTTGCCGCAACTTGTTGATCTACATGAGCAGTGCGTTGCAGAAGAAGCTGATCGCTTTATTTCACTATGCCTTGAATTCGGGAGGCCTTCTTTTTTTAGGTACGTCTGAAAGTGTGGGCGATTTAAGGGGTCTCTTTATTTCTCTTGATCGTAAGGCTAAACTCTACCAGAGCAAAGATAGTGCTCTTGGCGAACAGCGCCATGCATTGAGGAAATTCATCAAGCCCATGATGGGAGATGAGGTTGCACCACAAGATATCGGTCCTGCTTATAGCGGCAGAAGGCTGACCCGACGTGAGTTGGTCGAGCGAGTTCTGTTGCAGCATTACACTCCGGCCAGCATTTTGGTGAACAAAGCAGGAGAGATCCTTTATGTTCATGGCCGCACCGGCAGGTATTTGGAAATGGCTGCGGGCGATATCGGAGTCAATGTCCTGAAAATGGCGCGTGAAGGGCTTCGTCGCGACTTGATCACCGCCTTGCACACAGCGATCACTCAGCAAGAGACGGTGAGGCGCTCTGGTCTCAGGGTCAAAACTAACGGCGATTTCAGTGTTGTTAATCTGACGGTGACTCCGGTGGTTCTAGGTTTTGAAGAGTCCAGCACTTCGGCTCTGCTCAGTCAGGGTAATCTGAGTGTGTCGGGGGAGCCTGGTGTCAGTGAATTCAGGGCGAGGCGTGAGGTGCCTACTGATCCGTTCTTGTACTTGATCATTGTAGAAGAGGTCGGGGAGGTGGATGAGGCACTAGCCAGCAAGGTTAGTTTAGGGGATCTTGCAGAAGCTGCGGAAATGTCCCCTGATGCTCAAGCGCTCATCTCTTCCCTGCGCCAAGAACTGCGGGCCAAGGAGGAATATCTGCAGAGTGCCACCGAAGAACTGGAGGCCTCAGGTGAGGAGATGCAGTCTGTTAACGAGGAGCTTCAATCTTCAAACGAGGAGCTCGAGACCTCTAAAGAGGAGCTGCAATCAATCAACGAGGAGTTGACCACAGTCAATACTGAGCTGCATAACAAGGTTGTCGATTTGTTGCGGTCCAACAATGACTTGAACAACCTGCTTGCCGGTACCGGCGTCGGCACTATCTTTGTGGATCAGAAGATGCTCATTCAGCGCTTCACCCCTGCCGCCTGTCTGCTGGTCAATCTGATCCCGTCAGATGTGGGCCGACCTGTGGGACATACGGTAACCAATCTGGTGAACTATACTAACTTGGAGGAGGATGTGAAGGCGGTACTTGATAGTTTGGTGCCAAGAGATATTGAAGTGAAAAGCAAGTCGGGAGCTTGGTTCTTGATGTCCATCCGGCCGTATCGCACCCTGGAGAATGTGGCTGAAGGAGCGGTTATCAATTTTGTGGAGATTACCAAGATGGTAGACGCCCAGGAATCATTGCGGCGCTTGGCGGTGGTGGTCAATGATTCCCACGATGCCATTACCATGCAGGATCTGGCCGGACGTATTTTGGCCTGGAATTCCGCAGCCCAAAGAATGTACGGTTGGACCGAGGCCGAGGCGCTGGCAATGAATATCCGGGAATTGATCCCTGAGAGTTTACGGGATGAGGCGATGGAAAAGGTTCAGCAGCTTATTTGCGCGGAAAAGATTCTGCCTTATACAACTCAAAGGCTCACCAAAGATGGCCAGAATCGTACTGTATCGATTACCGCTACCGCCCTTTTGGACAAGGACGGGAAAGTCTATGCCATTGCCACAACGGAACGCAGTCAAGGTCTGGAAATTCAGAGGAGAGGATGA
- a CDS encoding PAS domain S-box protein — translation MAKKENIPEKQEALRLQAEEKIIAPTGHMDKQTAQVFYELRVHQIELEMQNEELRRTQQELEASRACYFDLYNLAPVGYCTLDRSGVILEANLTAATQLGVVRGELVNQSISRFIYPDDQDINSQHRKLLFETGLPQACELRLIRPDATSFWARLEINLAHSADGLPLCRVVISDITAIKQMEESLRQSAVKFRTVADFTYDWEYWLGPDGDFLYCSPSCQKVTGHSVAVFEHDPSLLRALIHPDDLAAYDQHCHAAREQRLAQELEFRIIRADGSIRWQWISHVCQPVYDDNGKFLGTRGSCRDITERKLLEAEVIKDRNLASLGVLAGGIAHDFNNLFQGLFGNLALAKMNIEKSSKAYPFLQNAENVFDAATRLTSQLIAFSTGGISILITIQPAPHIKQEVVACMAGSDLAVEFYFADNLWSINVDPNQFREVIKQMVWNAKDAMHSISRGKLKIVATNEVVQESGHGACPTLAPGNYVKISIKDQGCGIKSNHLSSIFDPYFSTKQPGCQKGMGLGLALCDTIVRKHGGAIVVNTKPDKGSTFHIYIPAVVSVARKVEKVTDQDDQGRGPRILIMDDNATIVQVTTNFLKISGFRVDAVADGDEAVKAVTEAYSVSDPYVVVILDLTIPGGKGGKEVVSVLRTIDPGVKTMVSSGYTSDEAMIDFANYGFDAACAKPYLLAELKEQVERLLSERQG, via the coding sequence TTGGCAAAAAAAGAAAATATTCCTGAAAAGCAAGAGGCCCTGCGTTTACAAGCAGAGGAGAAGATTATTGCTCCGACCGGTCACATGGATAAACAGACCGCTCAAGTTTTTTACGAGCTGCGAGTGCATCAGATTGAACTAGAGATGCAGAATGAGGAATTGCGTCGCACCCAGCAGGAATTGGAGGCCTCACGGGCCTGTTATTTTGATCTCTACAATCTGGCCCCGGTTGGCTATTGTACCCTCGATCGATCGGGAGTGATTCTGGAGGCAAACCTTACTGCCGCGACCCAGCTTGGAGTGGTGCGCGGCGAGCTGGTCAATCAGTCAATCAGCCGCTTTATCTACCCTGATGATCAGGACATTAATTCGCAGCATCGCAAACTGCTTTTTGAAACCGGCCTGCCTCAGGCCTGCGAGTTGAGACTGATTCGTCCCGATGCCACCTCCTTCTGGGCACGACTGGAGATCAATCTTGCCCATAGCGCCGACGGCTTGCCATTATGCCGGGTTGTGATCAGCGATATTACCGCGATCAAGCAGATGGAAGAGTCCCTGCGGCAGAGCGCAGTAAAGTTCCGCACCGTGGCTGATTTTACCTATGATTGGGAGTATTGGCTCGGGCCTGATGGTGATTTTCTGTACTGCTCTCCCTCCTGTCAGAAGGTTACGGGGCATTCGGTGGCGGTTTTCGAACACGACCCTTCCCTGCTGCGCGCACTTATTCATCCTGATGATTTAGCCGCCTATGACCAGCATTGCCACGCTGCCAGGGAACAGCGATTAGCACAAGAACTTGAATTCAGGATCATTCGTGCCGATGGCTCAATTCGATGGCAGTGGATTTCCCATGTCTGTCAGCCTGTTTATGATGATAATGGTAAATTTCTAGGGACTCGAGGAAGTTGCCGGGACATTACCGAGCGGAAGCTTTTGGAGGCTGAGGTCATAAAGGACAGAAATCTTGCCTCGCTTGGTGTTCTGGCAGGGGGTATTGCTCACGATTTTAACAATCTGTTTCAGGGGCTTTTTGGTAATCTGGCACTTGCTAAGATGAATATTGAAAAATCGAGCAAGGCGTATCCCTTTTTGCAAAATGCGGAGAATGTGTTCGATGCAGCGACCAGACTCACCAGTCAGCTTATCGCTTTTTCTACTGGCGGCATCTCAATTTTGATCACCATCCAGCCGGCGCCTCACATCAAGCAAGAGGTAGTTGCCTGTATGGCCGGATCTGACCTGGCGGTTGAATTTTATTTTGCTGATAACCTCTGGTCTATCAATGTTGATCCGAACCAATTTCGTGAAGTCATAAAGCAGATGGTGTGGAACGCGAAGGACGCCATGCATTCAATATCTCGGGGTAAGCTTAAAATAGTGGCCACCAACGAAGTTGTACAAGAGTCTGGGCATGGCGCGTGCCCAACCCTTGCTCCAGGTAACTATGTGAAAATTTCAATCAAGGATCAGGGATGTGGAATTAAAAGTAACCATCTGTCCAGCATCTTCGATCCTTATTTTTCAACCAAGCAGCCTGGGTGCCAGAAGGGCATGGGGCTTGGGCTTGCCTTGTGCGATACCATTGTCCGTAAGCATGGCGGAGCGATTGTGGTGAATACCAAGCCAGATAAGGGGTCCACCTTTCATATCTATATTCCGGCTGTGGTGTCGGTTGCCCGGAAGGTGGAGAAGGTAACTGATCAGGATGATCAGGGGAGAGGGCCACGAATTCTGATTATGGACGACAATGCTACGATTGTGCAAGTGACGACAAATTTCTTGAAGATTTCCGGTTTTCGAGTTGACGCGGTTGCGGACGGTGATGAAGCGGTCAAGGCTGTGACGGAAGCATATTCAGTTAGCGATCCCTATGTGGTTGTCATTCTAGATTTAACGATTCCCGGCGGCAAGGGTGGGAAGGAGGTGGTCTCTGTTCTCAGAACGATTGATCCTGGAGTAAAGACCATGGTCTCAAGCGGTTATACCAGCGATGAGGCCATGATTGACTTTGCCAATTACGGATTTGATGCCGCTTGCGCCAAGCCCTACCTGCTGGCGGAGTTGAAAGAGCAGGTAGAGCGATTGTTGAGTGAACGTCAGGGCTAA